One Aphelocoma coerulescens isolate FSJ_1873_10779 chromosome 5, UR_Acoe_1.0, whole genome shotgun sequence DNA segment encodes these proteins:
- the TMEM80 gene encoding transmembrane protein 80 isoform X1: protein MILLYVNGIYYIFYFLATLAMIIYKSQVFSYPDDFLAPDLAVLFLLAILEVLRLYLGFKGNLTEAEAPLGLSLGLTVGSVVLCVYLLLWQTYVLWADVLLNALLLSAYGLESGLKVMAIAAFVS, encoded by the exons ATG ATCCTGCTTTATGTAAATGGGATTTATTACATCTTCTACTTCCTGGCAACCCTTGCAATGATCATTTACAAAA GTCAAGTTTTCAGTTATCCAGATGATTTTTTGGCTCCTGATCTTGCTGTGCTTTTCCTTTTGGCCATTCTGGAAGTGCTTCGGTTGTACTTGG GTTTCAAGGGTAACCTGACCGAAGCAGAGGCCCCgctggggctgagcctggggctCACGGTGGGCAGCGTGGTGCTGTGCGTGTACCTGCTGCTGTGGCAGACCTACGTGCTGTGGGCAGACGTGCTGCTCAACGCGCTGCTGCTCTCGGCCTACGGGCTCGAGTCGGGGCTCAAGGTCATGGCCATCGCTGCCTTTGTCAGCTGA
- the TMEM80 gene encoding transmembrane protein 80 isoform X2 — protein MIIYKSQVFSYPDDFLAPDLAVLFLLAILEVLRLYLGFKGNLTEAEAPLGLSLGLTVGSVVLCVYLLLWQTYVLWADVLLNALLLSAYGLESGLKVMAIAAFVS, from the exons ATGATCATTTACAAAA GTCAAGTTTTCAGTTATCCAGATGATTTTTTGGCTCCTGATCTTGCTGTGCTTTTCCTTTTGGCCATTCTGGAAGTGCTTCGGTTGTACTTGG GTTTCAAGGGTAACCTGACCGAAGCAGAGGCCCCgctggggctgagcctggggctCACGGTGGGCAGCGTGGTGCTGTGCGTGTACCTGCTGCTGTGGCAGACCTACGTGCTGTGGGCAGACGTGCTGCTCAACGCGCTGCTGCTCTCGGCCTACGGGCTCGAGTCGGGGCTCAAGGTCATGGCCATCGCTGCCTTTGTCAGCTGA